The Lactuca sativa cultivar Salinas chromosome 2, Lsat_Salinas_v11, whole genome shotgun sequence genome includes the window GTTCGCGATCCCAGTCAGTTTCTATCTAtaacttgttttatgtttttgtttCACTGAAATCTGTGCTTGAATCAGTCTATCTGCAGAATCCGCTAGAGCGACTTGTTAATTCCTAATATCTATGTTTATCATTCGTCCAATTTGATTTTAGGTTTATTAATTGCGACGAATTCTTCTTACAATAATCGCGCTTCAAATATTACACTTCCTAAGTGCGACAATTAGTGTCGGTTTTTTATTCTGAAATACGGAATTCATCTGCACAAGTATAACTAATTTTCTGATAGAAATTATGCATTACATAGTAATTCAACTGAAATGTACATCTTCAACCATGGGGTATTGAAATCCGAACACTTGTAAGAATTTCTGTATGATGTAAATGTAATCCCCTGAATATCAAAAAATTGGGCGTGTTCTTTCAACTTACCTTTCAATTTAGGAATTGCATATTGGATTTGTCTAATTGCTGGTTTTCTGGGATCTTTAACTTTCAGACAACCCTAAGAAAGTAGACCACTTGCTTAAACTTGAAGGAGCAAAGGAAAGGCTTCATTTGTTCAAAGCAAACCTACTTGAAGAAGGCTCTTTTGATGCTGCAGTTGTTGGCTGTGAAGGTGTTTTCCATACAGCATCTCCCTTTTTCCATGCAGTCACTGATCCACAGGTTTTTCCAATACACTACCAATACGTATATTAAAAATACCAAAATCTCAACTTCAGTACAAATTCAAAAGGCAAATGATGGATAAATGATAAAAGGATAAATCTCCTTGATAGCTTGTTGGATTGATGATGTTAAAAACACAGTTCTTGAATTGTGAAGTTTTGATTCTTGTGTTTCAGGCAGAATTAATTGATCCTGCAGTGAAAGGAACACTGAATGTGCTTAATTCATGTTCAAAAGCTTCATCAGTTAAAAGAGTTGTAGTGACATCATCAATTGCTGCAGTTGCTTACAATGGTAAACCAAGGACTCCTGAAGTTGTAGTTGATGAAACCTGGTTCTCTAATCCAGATTTTTGCAAAGAAATGAaggtataaatataataaatacacTAACTTTAATGTTTTTTAAACTTATGTTTTGGggtctgatttttttttttttttaatgtttgtaCAACAAGATGTGGTATGTGGTGTCCAAAACATTGGCTGAAGAAGTTGCATGGAAATTTGCAAAAGAAAAAGGATTGGATATTGTCACCATAAATCCAGCTATGGTGATTGGTCCTTTATTACAGCCTACTCTTAACACTAGTGCTGAAGTTATTGCAAACCTATTCAATGGTAAGTattatttgttaaaaaaaatttaaaattctgTTTATTATATCATCcaactttcatttcttcctattacacaTTATAATTTGAAAAAACTACCCTATTACAGATTCAAATGAAAAGCAATTTTTATTAAATAGGTAGAATTTCAAAATATGATGTCCTAGTTACAAAAAATTGGTAGTATAATGCCTTAGTAAGAAGAAAAAACTAGAAAGTATAATGTTTTaagagaaagaaatgaaagttggATGctgtaataataattaataaacaaataaatggaagtacgtttgctatttcttgcatttatctCTTGTTAAAATGTTTTAAGTGTTCATTTTTTAAGAGCTAAATGCAAGAATTAGGCAATAGCAATGTGTTTCCATTTAGTTGTTTATTGCACTATAAAAATTTAATCGACTTTATTTTTTTCCGGAAAAACACCTTACGTTTTTTCTTGTTTTCCAATCCGgcccttttagtcattttttcCCAAAAAAGTTGTAAAATGTGAGGGTTTTTCAGAAAAAACTAAAATTTATGAGGGTTTATTCGGAAACAGTTAGAAGGATGAgggtttttttggaaaaaaaaaaagacagtTGAGGTTTTtgttggaaaaaatgaaaaaaaaaaaaaaggtctttttcaagaaaaaaaaataaagatgaagtttaattaggaaaaaacataaaacataaggtcttttatgagattTAACCCTTGAAAATCtaataaaagaccttatattttatgttttttccggattaaacctcatttttattttttttcctgaAAAAGACCTTGAATTTTTTCCGAAAAAACCCTCAACTTTCTTTTACCTTCTAACTGTTTCCAAACAAACCCTCAACTTTATTATTTTTTCTCGAAAAAACCCtcacattttacaagtttttctCGGAAAAAAACCCTAAAAGGGCCAGATcgggaaaaaaatgaaaaaatacaaggtctttttcactaaaaaaataaatttgaggtttaatcgtgaaaaaacacaaaatataaggtcttttatgagattaacccaATAAACAAATACAtgaaagtaagttgctatttcttgcattaatttttttatttatttgtatcaTATCATTATGTAGCACAAACATATGGAAATTCAACCTTTGGTTGGGTTAATGTTAAGGATGTTGCAAATGCACATATTCAAGCTTTTGAAATCCCTTCAGCAAGTGGAAGATATTGTTTGGTGGAAAAAGTTGCTCATTTTTCAGAAATAGTCCAAATATTACGCAAACATTACCCTGAATCTCAACTTCCACAAAAGTAAAGCTTCTACttcttttcttatttatttatatttatttatttatttaaaaaagcaTCTTGTAAAAATTGAAAATCGGGTGTTAATAATGTGTTATTGTTACACAGGTGTGCGGATGACAAGCCTTTTGTTCCCACATACCAAGTGTCAAAGGAAAAGGCAAAGAGTTTGGGTATTGACTATATTACCCTTGAAGAAAGCCTCAAGGAGACTGTGGAAAGCTTGAAGGAGAAGGGCTTTATTGGGACTTCATCAAACATGTGAAATCATTCTCTTGCAACTTGTCATGGAGATTGAGTAATAATAAAAAGATGTTTTAAGTGAATTTACATCTGGTATTGAAACCAGAATGGAGTTATGTATTATGAATGAAATGTATTGGAGCTTATTTCGTCCTTTGTTTCTAGACATCATATTTCTTGCTAGtaatttaaattattatatatttattacgCTTTGTATATGACATGACAATAACATGACATAACAAGATGACATTATAACATGACATGTATTAGACTAATGTGGTAAATATTATTATTGAGGTAAATACAATTTTACTTTGGACTCCAAAAAACTAAATTAATCAATACATCTTATATTCGTCTTGGACGCCTGTAGCACACCAAATTTTGTAATAGCTTTTACAATAAATAAATTTGAGCTCATTTTATATTGTAGGAATGAAATTTTATGGGTAAGTTAACGTATTGATGAATAGTAAAATTATCAATTATAATCGTCCTTCAGATTAATCTCAACCCTTCATCATGTATgtattttattttccttttgttCCCACGTACTTGCTCCAAATGCgcaacaacttttttttttcaaattatcccTTGATTaactttaataattttttttccttataATAATTTAAGCAAGCTATTTTGGTTTTCTATCATAACTTTTGTTACGTGATACtcagtgtgtatatatatatatatatatatatatatatatatatatatatatatatatatatatatatatatatatatatatatatatatatatatatatcattaagaCAATCTCATTTTAGAGGATTATATGTTTTCCGTATTTTGTGTAAATGTAATATTAGCCCATCCAACTTTTGTGTTTGTTTTAAAGGTcactaaactatttttttttttttgcatattaaaaaaataaactcTCACTTCTCTGTtttaaaatacccttatgttaccTTTTACCAGGTTGAAAGGTAATATACATGTCATGAAGGAAAATGTCGGTGCCATGTCATTTAATGAAATGGTCACGTGTGGTACATTTATATTAATTTGTTTTAAATAAATTGTTTGCATTATACAATCTCCTCCCCTTCATTGAAGAAACCCCTCCTCATTGAAGAAAACCCTCGTCCCACCATAGTAACTGAAGATCGATGGCTATATTCATCTCACTCAAAGTTCATTTCCAAGGTGTGTTCATCAACAAACCTTTTTGCTATTCTGATGGTGTTCATCATGTGTTCGAGAACATCGTTTTGCTGGTATGTCATATAATGAGTTTGTGGGTTTTCTTGAACGATTCACACAAGAGAAATGTGAGAAACTTTATTATTGTCAACCCGATTTACAAATCCCAGAAGGTTTAACCTTGCTTTCTAATGAACTTCAATATCAAGAATTTATAGACATTGCTTATCGATGTGGAGTACAAGTTCCTGTTTACATTGACCATTTTGGTACTATTGTGCACGTAACTAAggcaaatgaaaatgaaaatgaggATAATTATTCTGTGAAGTCAAACATGTCAATCGAAGGGGAAGAAGGTATTAACCTAACTGATTTCATGAGTCCACAACAGAGCAACATGAAAGGAGTAACCTATGAAAGAGTAAGTCAGGCAAATGGAAATGAAGATGCCACAGAAGGTGATCCAAATTTTGATGAAGATGAGAATATCCCAGATGTAAAAGGAAAACAAATGTTTAATGAAGACATATCTTGGAAGAAGCAGTTTCCAATTCTAGGTATGAGGTTCACCAACCCTAAACAATTAAAATTgatgatttgtaattatgttgtAGCAAATGGGTATCAACTGTACTTTGAAAAAAATGACAGTAAAAAGGTTATTGGTTAAGTGTAGTGATGGTCAATGCACATTTAGGTTGTGGGCATCATGGATGAGTGAGGAGCACTCATTCCAAATCAAGTCCCTTATCATTGAACATAATTGTGCAAGAAATTTTAAGTTAGGGTCAattgttaattacagatggattgGTAGTCATTTCACCAGGGAAGTTCTTGAGAATCAGAAATTCAATGTTAGGATGTTAAAAGAGGAAGTAAAGACTAAATTTGGCATAGAGGTTAGTATGGAACAATGTAGGAGAGCCAAGCAACATGTAATGGCTCTTGTTGAAGGTACCATAGTGGAAAATTATGCAAAGTTGTGGTCCTATGGTGAGGAGATAAAAAGGTCTAATCCTGGGTCAACAGTCAAGTTGTCTATGAACTCTATGCCAGATGGGAAAACTTACTTTAGCAGGATATATATATGTTTTCATGCACTAAAGGAGGGTTGGAGAAGTAGTTGTAGAGGGATAATAAACTTAGATGGGTGTTTTCTAAAAGCAACGTGTACTGGTCAGTTATTGCGTGTTGTTGGTAGGGATGGTAACAATCATATATACCCAATAGTTTGGGTTGTAGTTTGTGTTGAAAATAAAGACAACTGGAAATGGTTCTTAGAGAACTTGCAAGAAGATCTGCATCTTGAAGGTGGGTTTGGTAAGACATTGATGTAAGATCAACATAAGGTATGTTTTTGTTCATAATGTCATGGCTTATTTGTTTCAAATGTGATCTACTTCTAAATGTTCTGATAATGTAAATGGAGGGGATAATTGAAGTAGTGAAGGATTTATTTCCAGAGATAGAACATAGGCAATATGTCAGGCATGTTCTTTCCAACTTCAAGAAGAAATTCCCTGGGGCTcaatatgaaaaattattttggaagGCTTGTAAGGCATCAATTGAACCTCTTTTCAATTCTGTAATGAAAGAGATTCAAATGATTAGCCCTGCTGCTTATGTGCATCTTATGGGAAGGAATCCAAACTCATGGTCAAGAGCATTTTTTTCAAATAGGAAGGGGGTGTGATGCAGTTGAGAATGGGTTGTCTGAAAGCTTTAACAGTGTTATCTTGGATGTTAGGAAGAAGCCAATTATTACAATGTTGGAGGATATTAGACTATATGTGATGCAGATGATGTGTAGTTTGAGGCAGAAAGGAAGTGGATGGGGACAGTTTGATGTATGTCCAAACATAAGGCTTGCCATAAATGAGTTGAAGATCCAACAAAGGTACTTTATTATTCTCTGAAACTATTGTTCACCATAGTAGATATTGCTAACCTTGTTTATTTGTAGGTACTGGCAAGTGCTTCCTAGTGGCATGAATACGTGTGAAACAAGACAGTTAGGAGAGTCTTATGGTGTTGATTTGGAAAAGAAAACATGTACTTATAGGATTTGGCAACTGAATGGGTATCATGCTTGCATATATATATGAACACCTACAAGTACTCGATAGGAAGCATGAATGGGAGTGCAATGTGGCCCCCAACAGACTACATACCACCTTTGCCACCATTGAAAAAGAAGATGTCAGGGAAACCCACTATTAAGAGAAAGAGGGATAGTATTGAGGTTAGTGGATCACACAGAGTATCCAAGTCAGGAAAAAAGAttgtttgtggtgtttgtaaaaAGGCAGGCCACAATAAGTCAACATGTGATGCAGTGTCAAAACCCCAAAAAAGTAAGGTAAAAAAGAGGAAGGCTGAAGGTGAAGGTGAAGGTGAAACTAGTGCATTGAATAAAATGAAGGGTGAAGCTAGTACATTGAAAAAAGGGAAGGGTCAAGTGCAAAGGGGAAATGGTGTAAATAAGGGAAAGGGTGAAGGTGAAGGTGGAAGTGGAATTGGTTTCAAAACGGGACAAGGTGAATGTGGGTCAACAAGTGTTGTGAATAAGAAAAATGGTAAAAAAGAAGGTACGGTGAAGTTAAGAAAAAAGTCAGAGAGGATAATAAAAAAAAGTTGGCAAAAACGGGGAAGGTGATACATCAACCAAACCAATAGACTTGGATTAAAGGTGTTTTGGTTATGGAGTATGTTAGTTACAGTTAGATGTCTTTATTTCATGTTTGTTATGGTCTTGTTAAGTTTGTTAGCGTGTCTTTAAAACACCAAGTTAAGACATTAATGAATGCATGGATGTTTGCAACATGAATGTTAGTTTTTTTGGTTTAAAGCATAACATGAATGTTAGTTTGTGATTGTAACATGAATGTTTGTTTATGATTGTACTTCCAAGGTAATTCGACATAACAAAGTAGTTTCATATAACAATGTACTTCTACATAACAATGTACTTCCACATGAAAAAATCAATATACATTTAACATATCAAAAGGTACTTCGACTACATTACTAAATATTAGAATAACATCATATGCAAAACAATGGTTAATAAAGTAGTTTCATATAACAATGTACTTCTACATAACACTGTACTTCCACATGAAAAAATCAATATACACTTAACATATCAAAAGGTACTTCGACTACATTACTAAATATT containing:
- the LOC111909118 gene encoding phenylacetaldehyde reductase gives rise to the protein MSGAGKTVCVTGASGYIASWLVKLLLHRGYTVKASVRDPNNPKKVDHLLKLEGAKERLHLFKANLLEEGSFDAAVVGCEGVFHTASPFFHAVTDPQAELIDPAVKGTLNVLNSCSKASSVKRVVVTSSIAAVAYNGKPRTPEVVVDETWFSNPDFCKEMKMWYVVSKTLAEEVAWKFAKEKGLDIVTINPAMVIGPLLQPTLNTSAEVIANLFNAQTYGNSTFGWVNVKDVANAHIQAFEIPSASGRYCLVEKVAHFSEIVQILRKHYPESQLPQKCADDKPFVPTYQVSKEKAKSLGIDYITLEESLKETVESLKEKGFIGTSSNM
- the LOC111909102 gene encoding uncharacterized protein LOC111909102, whose amino-acid sequence is MSYNEFVGFLERFTQEKCEKLYYCQPDLQIPEGLTLLSNELQYQEFIDIAYRCGVQVPVYIDHFGTIVHVTKANENENEDNYSVKSNMSIEGEEGINLTDFMSPQQSNMKGVTYERVSQANGNEDATEGDPNFDEDENIPDVKGKQMFNEDISWKKQFPILVKRLLVKCSDGQCTFRLWASWMSEEHSFQIKSLIIEHNCARNFKLGSIVNYRWIGSHFTREVLENQKFNVRMLKEEVKTKFGIEVSMEQCRRAKQHVMALVEGTIVENYAKLWSYGEEIKRSNPGSTVKLSMNSMPDGKTYFSRIYICFHALKEGWRSSCRGIINLDGCFLKATCTGQLLRVVGRDGNNHIYPIVWVVVCVENKDNWKWFLENLQEDLHLEGGFGKTLM